A genomic segment from Bufo bufo chromosome 8, aBufBuf1.1, whole genome shotgun sequence encodes:
- the NELFE gene encoding negative elongation factor E — MVLLPPVLTEEEEALQRKFAKLKKKKKALLALKKQTSSNQTSQAGIKRSLSDQPAVDTATATEQAKMLVKTGAISAIKSGTKNSGFKRSRTLEGKLKDPDKGPAPTFQPFQRSISVDEEQAEISRRNQRKSLYESFVSSSERIREPERVTEDRESDREGHRGGDGEPPERDRGRERDRDRERDSHKDRSDRDRERERDREGFHRSSDSFPEHRAPRKGNTVYVHGVGMKKQMLTDAFSKFGKIIDLATDAPRNCAFVTFEKIESADQAIQELNNTMIEDVSVRVSIARKQPMLDVAIENSLWGQLAYHDTVNGSHKDKRAHVIYSEDYFCATSSSSGSTTG; from the exons ATGGTGCTGTTGCCTCCCGTCTTGACAGAGGAAGAGGAAGCGCTGCAGAGGAAATTTGCCAAGCTGAAAAAGAAG AAAAAAGCCTTGCTGGCTCTGAAGAAGCAGACGTCCAGCAATCAGACAAGCCAGGCCGGCATCAAGAGAT CATTATCAGACCAACCAGCAGTGGACACGGCCACAGCGACCGAACAAGCCAAGATGCTGGTGAAGACCGGCGCCATCAGTGCTATTAAATCTGGGACCAAAAACAGTGGGTTCAAGCGCTCTCGGACACTAGAGGGCAAACTCAAG GACCCCGATAAGGGCCCAGCACCCACTTTCCAGCCTTTCCAGCGCAGCATCTCTGTAGATGAGGAGCAAGCAGAG ATCTCAAGGCGCAACCAAAGGAAGTCTCTCTATGAGAG TTTTGTAAGTTCAAGTGAGCGTATACGAGAACCTGAGAGAGTGACAGAGGACCGAGAGAGTGACAGAGAAGGGCATCGCGGAGGAGACGGGGAGCCTCCTGAACGAGACCGTGGGAGAGAACGAGACCGCGATCGGGAGAGAGACAGTCACAAAGACCGAAGTGATAGAGATCGAGAGCGGGAACGGGACCGAGAAGGTTTCCACAGGA GTTCCGATTCCTTCCCAGAGCATCGCGCACCCAGAAAAGGAAACACGGTGTACGTTCACGGCGTGGGCATGAAGAAGCAGATGCTCACCGATGCCTTCTCCAAATTTGGGAAGATCATAGACCTTGCGACCGATGCTCCACGGAA CTGCGCTTTTGTCACGTTCGAGAAGATTGAGTCGGCAGACCAGGCAATCCAGGAG CTTAATAACACGATGATAGAAGACGTCTCGGTGAGGGTCAGCATAGCCCGGAAACAGCCCATGCTGGATGTCGCCATAGAGAATTCCTTGTGGGGTCAGCTGG cctacCACGACACCGTGAATGGATCCCACAAGGACAAGAGAGCTCATGTCATCTACTCAGAAGATTATTTCTGTGCAACGTCCTCCAGCTCAGGCAGCACTACCGGGTGA